The Bacteroidia bacterium genome includes a region encoding these proteins:
- a CDS encoding 3-deoxy-D-manno-octulosonic acid transferase, with protein sequence MQFLYCILIRLYYLTILIVSPFNTKAHAWIKGRKNLFKILKNSLEGQSNVVWFHCASLGEFEQGRPVIEAYRIQNPDHKILLTFFSPSGYEIRKNYNGADWVFYLPLDTRSNVRRFLNIVKPLKVIFVKYEFWQIFLKELHKNNIPVYLISAIFRKEQLFFKWYGGWYKKLLDYFTHIFVQNEESFNLLNSINIMHTSVAGDTRFDRVYEIASNAKLIKEASVFSEGHKIIIIGSAWPKDEEVLVPYINKSSSEIKFIIAPHEISESGLIKTEERILISVVRFSKASESDLKTARVLLVDNVGMLSSLYKYGNIAYIGGGFGKGIHNILEAAVFGLPVLFGSNYHKFSEAVDLIKEKGAFSINSNSELEQHFNKLLNDNSYCKKTSDISKRFVENRIGATKKIIEFIN encoded by the coding sequence ATGCAATTTCTTTATTGCATTTTAATAAGATTATATTACCTGACAATTTTAATTGTTTCACCTTTTAATACAAAAGCACATGCTTGGATAAAAGGCAGAAAAAATTTATTCAAGATATTAAAAAATAGTTTAGAAGGACAAAGCAATGTTGTTTGGTTTCATTGTGCGTCTTTAGGAGAATTTGAACAAGGCAGACCAGTGATTGAAGCCTATAGAATTCAGAATCCTGATCATAAAATTTTACTCACTTTTTTTTCACCGTCGGGTTATGAAATCAGAAAAAATTATAATGGAGCCGACTGGGTTTTCTATTTGCCTTTAGATACAAGATCTAATGTTAGAAGATTTCTGAACATTGTTAAACCATTAAAGGTGATATTTGTTAAATATGAATTCTGGCAAATATTTTTAAAAGAATTACATAAAAATAATATTCCTGTTTATCTTATTTCGGCTATTTTTCGTAAGGAACAACTTTTCTTTAAGTGGTATGGTGGATGGTATAAAAAATTACTTGATTATTTTACTCATATATTTGTGCAAAACGAAGAGTCGTTTAACTTGTTAAATTCTATTAATATTATGCATACTTCAGTTGCAGGAGACACCCGATTTGACAGAGTTTATGAAATTGCTTCAAATGCAAAATTAATTAAGGAAGCATCTGTGTTTTCAGAAGGTCATAAAATAATTATTATTGGTTCTGCTTGGCCAAAAGATGAAGAAGTATTAGTGCCCTACATAAATAAATCATCTAGTGAAATTAAATTTATAATTGCACCACACGAAATTTCTGAATCGGGTTTAATAAAAACTGAAGAAAGAATCTTAATTTCTGTTGTAAGATTTTCTAAAGCATCAGAATCTGATTTAAAAACTGCAAGAGTATTGCTTGTTGATAATGTGGGAATGCTTTCGTCATTATATAAGTATGGTAATATTGCTTATATTGGAGGTGGATTTGGAAAGGGAATACATAATATTCTTGAAGCAGCAGTTTTTGGTTTACCTGTACTTTTTGGTTCTAACTATCACAAATTTTCTGAGGCAGTTGATTTAATTAAAGAAAAAGGTGCATTTAGTATAAATTCTAATTCTGAACTTGAACAACATTTTAATAAATTGTTAAACGATAATTCATATTGCAAAAAAACTTCAGATATTTCTAAAAGATTTGTTGAGAATAGAATAGGTGCAACAAAGAAGATAATTGAGTTTATTAATTAG